In the Cytophagia bacterium CHB2 genome, one interval contains:
- a CDS encoding sugar kinase, with translation MKTTMSLQIKPANETEFDLLALGECMIRLSPPGHQRIELTHVFEAYAGGGEYNVAYALARYGMRTAWVSRLVDNPLGAFLRNHAQASGMNISEVIWAPYDGVGRADRIGLNFTEVGIGVRPSVSMYDRGHSAVSHMQPGEVDWKRIFNQRKVRWFHTGGIFTALSDSCAAVNEEAMRAAHEAGTIVSYDLNFRSKLWSSKRAIEATKKLVPYIDVLIGNEEDFQKVLGFEVEGTDESLKSLPVEGYKKMVEKVVKTYPHISAVGTTLREVVSGLVNNWSAIMYYDGQFYESRRYENLEIEDRVGGGDGFCSGFVYGLLHGMPPQACVEMGAAHGALLQSTRGDTSMVTMEEIKHVMGGGSARIKR, from the coding sequence ATGAAAACAACCATGTCTCTCCAAATCAAACCGGCAAACGAAACTGAATTCGATCTGCTCGCCCTGGGCGAGTGCATGATTCGCCTGAGTCCGCCGGGACATCAACGCATCGAATTGACTCATGTGTTCGAAGCCTATGCCGGCGGCGGCGAATACAATGTCGCTTATGCGCTGGCGCGCTACGGCATGCGCACGGCCTGGGTGTCGCGGCTGGTGGACAATCCGCTCGGCGCTTTTTTGCGGAACCATGCGCAAGCCAGCGGCATGAATATCAGTGAAGTGATTTGGGCGCCGTACGACGGCGTGGGCCGCGCCGATCGCATCGGGCTGAACTTCACTGAAGTCGGCATCGGTGTGCGGCCGAGCGTTTCCATGTATGATCGTGGCCACAGTGCGGTGTCTCACATGCAACCGGGCGAAGTGGATTGGAAACGTATTTTCAATCAACGCAAAGTGCGTTGGTTTCACACCGGCGGCATTTTTACGGCGTTGAGCGACAGTTGCGCCGCCGTCAACGAAGAAGCCATGCGCGCCGCGCACGAAGCCGGCACCATCGTGAGCTATGATCTCAACTTCCGCAGTAAACTCTGGTCGAGCAAACGCGCCATCGAAGCAACGAAGAAGCTTGTGCCTTACATCGACGTGCTCATTGGCAATGAAGAGGATTTCCAAAAAGTGCTCGGCTTCGAAGTCGAAGGCACGGATGAAAGCTTGAAATCGCTGCCGGTGGAAGGCTACAAGAAGATGGTTGAGAAAGTCGTGAAGACGTATCCGCACATCAGCGCGGTGGGCACGACGTTGCGCGAAGTGGTGAGCGGCCTGGTCAACAACTGGTCGGCGATTATGTATTATGACGGCCAGTTTTATGAATCGCGTCGCTATGAGAATCTCGAAATCGAAGACCGCGTGGGCGGCGGCGACGGCTTTTGCAGCGGGTTTGTGTACGGTTTGCTGCACGGCATGCCGCCGCAAGCATGTGTCGAGATGGGCGCGGCGCACGGCGCCTTGCTGCAAAGCACGCGCGGCGATACCAGCATGGTGACGATGGAAGAAATTAAACACGTGATGGGAGGAGGAAGCGCGAGGATCAAACGGTGA
- a CDS encoding gluconokinase, protein MIIILMGVTGCGKTTIGKQLAQELDWPFYDGDDFHPRANVEKMRSGIPLTDADRDPWLAILQNLIRDKLQANQSAILACSALKQKYRDRLQVDPQNVRIVFLQGDFDTIAQRLSARTNHYMDPNLLTSQFEALEEPHDALVVNIAATPEAISSRIKSELQLQG, encoded by the coding sequence ATGATAATCATTTTAATGGGCGTCACCGGTTGCGGTAAGACCACGATCGGCAAGCAACTGGCGCAGGAGCTGGACTGGCCGTTTTACGATGGCGATGATTTTCATCCGCGCGCTAACGTCGAAAAAATGCGCTCCGGCATTCCGTTGACGGACGCGGATCGCGATCCCTGGCTGGCGATTTTGCAAAACTTGATTCGTGATAAATTGCAGGCGAACCAATCAGCGATTCTGGCATGCTCAGCATTGAAACAAAAATATCGCGACCGTCTGCAAGTCGATCCGCAAAACGTGCGTATCGTGTTTTTGCAAGGCGATTTTGACACGATTGCCCAGCGCCTGTCAGCGCGCACAAATCATTACATGGATCCCAATCTACTCACCAGCCAATTTGAGGCTTTGGAGGAACCACACGATGCGCTTGTTGTCAACATCGCCGCAACTCCCGAGGCCATCTCCTCACGCATAAAATCAGAACTGCAACTGCAAGGATGA